A region of Rhodanobacteraceae bacterium DNA encodes the following proteins:
- a CDS encoding Dihydroxy-acid dehydratase, which translates to MRSDVIKSGPDRAPARAMLRATGMDDAALRKPLVAVVHTWSDVSPCNLNLRELARHAADGIRAAGGTPVEFNTIAVTDGIAMGTSGMRYSLVSREIITDSIEAAVEGHCLDAMVVLCGCDKTIPAAAMAMARLDIPAVALYGGTIAHGMHDGRPITVQQVFEAVGAHGAGRIDDAELGRVECDACRGAGACGGQFTANTMAMVLTTLGLSPMGLNDIPATHPAKAAAARRCGELVMECLKADRRPSALLTRAAFRNAARMVAATAGSTNAVLHLLAIAREAGVEWSLEDFEPASKHTPVIADLLPGGRYTAVELFGAGGVARVAQELIAAGMLDDTPTVTGRSLFAEAAAAPRVEQQDVVHPVGAPLKPRGGYSILYGDLAPEGCVLKIPKQGGQFAGTARVFESEEDAFTAVQHDRIHAGDVVVIRNEGPAGGPGMREMLGVTAALIGRGLGNDVALITDGRFSGATHGFMVGHVAPEAARGGPIALLRDGDPVVIDAAQRELRTTADLASRRANWKPPEPKVTRGALAKYARLVGSASDGATTQLDHTTSPTPHIPTPEGVQA; encoded by the coding sequence ATGCGCAGCGATGTGATCAAGAGCGGCCCCGATCGCGCCCCCGCGCGCGCGATGCTGCGCGCCACCGGCATGGACGATGCGGCGCTCCGGAAACCGCTGGTGGCGGTGGTGCACACCTGGTCGGACGTCAGCCCGTGCAACCTCAACCTGCGCGAGTTGGCGCGGCACGCGGCCGACGGCATCCGCGCGGCCGGCGGCACGCCGGTGGAATTCAACACCATCGCGGTCACCGACGGCATCGCGATGGGCACCTCGGGCATGCGCTATTCGCTGGTGAGCCGCGAGATCATCACCGACTCGATCGAGGCGGCGGTCGAAGGCCACTGCCTCGATGCGATGGTGGTGCTGTGCGGCTGCGACAAGACCATCCCGGCCGCGGCGATGGCGATGGCGCGCCTGGATATTCCCGCGGTCGCGCTGTACGGCGGCACCATCGCGCACGGCATGCACGACGGCCGCCCGATCACCGTGCAGCAGGTGTTCGAAGCGGTGGGCGCGCACGGCGCCGGCAGGATTGACGATGCCGAGCTCGGTCGCGTCGAATGCGACGCCTGCCGCGGCGCCGGCGCCTGCGGCGGCCAGTTCACCGCCAACACCATGGCGATGGTGCTGACGACGCTGGGCCTGTCGCCGATGGGCCTCAACGACATTCCCGCGACGCATCCGGCCAAGGCCGCCGCCGCCCGACGTTGCGGCGAACTGGTGATGGAGTGCCTGAAAGCGGATCGCCGGCCGTCGGCATTGTTGACCCGCGCCGCGTTCCGGAACGCCGCGCGCATGGTCGCGGCCACCGCCGGCTCCACCAACGCGGTGCTGCACCTGCTGGCGATCGCGCGCGAGGCTGGCGTCGAATGGTCGCTGGAGGATTTCGAGCCTGCCTCGAAACACACGCCGGTGATCGCCGACCTGCTGCCCGGCGGCCGCTACACCGCGGTGGAATTGTTCGGCGCCGGCGGCGTGGCACGCGTGGCGCAGGAACTGATCGCCGCCGGCATGCTGGACGACACGCCCACCGTGACCGGACGTTCGCTGTTCGCGGAAGCTGCCGCGGCGCCGCGCGTGGAACAACAGGACGTGGTGCATCCGGTCGGCGCGCCGCTGAAACCGCGCGGCGGCTATTCCATCCTGTACGGCGACCTCGCGCCCGAGGGCTGCGTGCTGAAGATTCCGAAGCAGGGCGGCCAGTTCGCGGGCACCGCGCGGGTGTTCGAGAGCGAGGAAGACGCCTTCACCGCCGTGCAGCACGACCGCATCCATGCCGGCGACGTCGTGGTGATCCGCAACGAAGGTCCGGCCGGCGGGCCCGGCATGCGCGAGATGCTGGGCGTCACCGCGGCGCTGATCGGCCGCGGCCTCGGCAACGACGTCGCGCTGATCACCGATGGCCGCTTCAGCGGCGCGACGCACGGCTTCATGGTCGGCCACGTGGCGCCGGAAGCCGCGCGCGGCGGTCCGATCGCGTTGCTGCGCGACGGCGATCCCGTCGTCATCGACGCGGCGCAGCGCGAACTGCGCACCACGGCGGATCTCGCAAGTCGTCGCGCGAACTGGAAACCGCCCGAACCGAAAGTCACCCGCGGCGCGCTGGCCAAGTACGCGCGCCTGGTCGGTTCCGCTTCCGATGGCGCCACCACGCAACTCGATCACACCACTTCCCCGACACCGCACATCCCAACCCCCGAAGGAGTCCAAGCATGA
- a CDS encoding 3-isopropylmalate dehydrogenase, with protein sequence MKATIVTLPGDGVGPEVTAAAMAVLNAVAEQCGHAFTFDEHPMGGCAIDATGEPLPAATLAACQRADAVLLGAVGGTKWSDPNAKVRPEQGLLGLRAALGVYANLRPLTVHPALAALSPLKDEKLRNVDVLFVRELTGGAYFGAKTRTADAATDECKYTEAEVERVVRHAFELARGRRKHLTSVDKANVLETSRLWRSTVNRVAADYPDVRLEHQLVDSMAMLLLTRPSNYDVVVTENLFGDILTDEAAALAGSLGLLPSASLGDGKRGLYEPIHGSAPDIAGQGVANPIGAILSAALLLRHSLELEAEAAAIETAVSEVLASGPRTRDLGGEAGTADVRDAVIAALDANAQPAFFSGQRACG encoded by the coding sequence ATGAAAGCCACCATCGTCACCCTGCCCGGCGACGGCGTCGGCCCCGAAGTCACCGCGGCCGCGATGGCCGTCCTGAACGCGGTGGCCGAACAGTGCGGACACGCCTTCACGTTCGACGAACACCCGATGGGCGGCTGCGCCATCGACGCCACCGGAGAGCCGCTGCCTGCGGCGACGCTGGCGGCGTGCCAGCGCGCCGACGCGGTGCTGCTGGGCGCGGTGGGGGGCACGAAGTGGTCCGACCCGAACGCCAAGGTGCGACCGGAACAAGGCCTGCTGGGCTTGCGCGCCGCGCTGGGGGTGTACGCCAACCTGCGTCCGCTCACCGTGCATCCCGCGCTCGCCGCGTTGTCGCCACTCAAGGACGAGAAGCTGCGGAACGTCGACGTGCTGTTCGTGCGCGAGCTCACCGGCGGGGCTTATTTCGGCGCCAAGACGCGCACGGCGGATGCCGCCACCGACGAATGCAAGTACACCGAAGCCGAAGTCGAGCGCGTGGTGCGCCATGCGTTCGAGCTCGCGCGCGGACGCCGCAAGCACCTCACCTCGGTGGACAAGGCCAACGTGCTGGAGACCTCGCGGCTGTGGCGCAGCACCGTCAACCGCGTCGCCGCCGACTATCCCGACGTGCGGCTGGAACACCAGCTGGTCGATTCAATGGCGATGCTGCTGCTGACCCGGCCGTCCAACTACGACGTGGTGGTCACCGAGAATCTGTTCGGCGACATCCTCACCGACGAAGCGGCCGCACTCGCGGGTTCGCTGGGCTTGCTGCCGTCGGCGTCGCTGGGCGATGGCAAACGCGGTCTCTATGAACCGATCCACGGTTCGGCGCCCGACATCGCGGGGCAAGGTGTCGCCAACCCGATCGGCGCGATCCTTTCCGCGGCGCTGCTGCTGCGCCATTCGCTGGAGCTGGAAGCCGAGGCCGCCGCGATCGAGACGGCGGTTTCCGAAGTGCTGGCGTCGGGGCCGCGCACGCGCGATCTCGGTGGCGAGGCGGGAACCGCGGATGTCCGCGATGCCGTGATCGCCGCGCTCGATGCGAACGCGCAGCCCGCGTTCTTCTCCGGCCAGCGTGCCTGTGGTTGA
- a CDS encoding 3-isopropylmalate dehydratase small subunit, producing the protein MKPVTRIESRTAVLADENIDTDRIIPARFLTTTTREGLGKVCFNDWRYRADGSDDPAFPLNAPEARGCEILVAGRNFGCGSSREHAPWALLDYGIRAVLSSEIADIFRNNALKNGLLAIVVGDDEHRWLLDHPGVELTVDVRAQTITRPGGAPIRFELEPFARHCLLEGVDQLGFLQRHGDAIAAYEQRLENAA; encoded by the coding sequence ATGAAACCCGTCACCCGCATCGAGTCCCGCACCGCCGTGCTGGCGGACGAGAACATCGACACCGACCGCATCATCCCGGCGCGTTTCCTCACCACCACCACGCGCGAAGGTTTGGGCAAGGTCTGCTTCAACGACTGGCGTTACCGCGCCGACGGCAGCGACGATCCGGCGTTTCCGTTGAACGCACCCGAAGCACGCGGTTGCGAAATCCTGGTGGCGGGACGCAACTTCGGCTGCGGCTCCTCGCGCGAACACGCGCCGTGGGCGCTGCTGGACTACGGCATCCGCGCGGTGCTGTCGAGCGAGATCGCCGACATCTTCCGCAACAACGCGCTCAAGAACGGCCTGCTCGCGATCGTGGTCGGCGACGACGAACACCGCTGGTTGCTCGACCACCCCGGCGTCGAACTGACGGTCGACGTGCGCGCGCAAACGATCACGCGGCCCGGCGGCGCGCCGATCCGCTTCGAGCTGGAACCCTTCGCGCGCCACTGCCTGCTCGAAGGCGTGGACCAGTTGGGCTTCCTGCAACGGCACGGCGACGCGATCGCCGCCTACGAACAACGCCTGGAGAACGCCGCATGA
- a CDS encoding 3-isopropylmalate dehydratase large subunit → MNAPRTLFEKIWDAHLVAPETADTPAILYIDLHLVHEVTSPQAFSELRARGLQVRRPDCTLATLDHSIPTLPANAGGERPYATPEARAQVAQLEANCREFGIELHGWDSSERGIVHVIGPELGATQPGMTIVCGDSHTSTHGAFGALAFGIGTTEVGHVLATQCLLQRKPKTLAIHVDGELPAGVGAKDLILHVIGRIGVNGGTGHVIEYRGAAIEALPMEARMTVCNMSIEAGARAGLIAPDETTFAWLKGRARVPQGAAWDKAVAKWRALKTDAGARYDREVRIDAREVKPTVTYGTHPGMAIALDAPVPAARDAIERRALDYMHAAAGKPMRGTPVDVVFVGSCTNGRLPDLREAARVLRGRRVAEGVRMLVVPGSEKVRRDAEAEGLHEVFRAAGAEWRMPGCSMCIAMNGDMAQPGQLVVSTSNRNFEGRQGKGARTVLASPATAAASAVAGVIADPREYLQEQAA, encoded by the coding sequence ATGAACGCGCCGCGCACCCTCTTCGAGAAAATCTGGGACGCCCATCTGGTCGCGCCCGAAACCGCCGACACCCCGGCGATCCTCTACATCGACCTGCATCTGGTGCACGAGGTCACCTCACCGCAGGCTTTCAGCGAATTGCGCGCGCGTGGTTTGCAGGTGCGCCGTCCCGATTGCACGCTGGCAACACTGGATCATTCCATCCCGACGCTGCCTGCCAACGCTGGCGGTGAACGGCCTTATGCGACGCCGGAAGCCAGGGCGCAGGTGGCGCAACTGGAAGCGAACTGCCGCGAGTTCGGGATCGAACTGCACGGCTGGGACAGCAGCGAGCGCGGCATCGTGCACGTGATCGGGCCGGAACTCGGCGCGACGCAACCCGGCATGACCATCGTCTGCGGTGACAGCCACACCTCGACGCACGGCGCGTTCGGCGCGCTGGCATTCGGCATCGGCACCACCGAAGTCGGCCACGTCCTGGCGACGCAATGCCTGCTGCAGCGCAAGCCGAAGACGCTGGCGATCCACGTCGACGGCGAGCTGCCGGCGGGCGTTGGCGCGAAGGACCTGATCCTGCACGTGATCGGCAGGATCGGCGTCAACGGCGGCACCGGCCACGTGATCGAGTACCGTGGCGCGGCCATCGAAGCCTTGCCGATGGAAGCGCGCATGACGGTGTGCAACATGTCGATCGAGGCGGGCGCGCGCGCCGGCCTGATCGCGCCGGACGAAACCACTTTCGCATGGCTGAAGGGCCGCGCGCGCGTGCCGCAGGGCGCGGCGTGGGACAAGGCAGTCGCGAAGTGGCGCGCGCTGAAAACCGACGCCGGCGCGCGCTACGACCGCGAAGTGCGCATCGACGCGCGCGAAGTGAAACCCACCGTCACCTACGGCACGCATCCCGGCATGGCGATCGCGCTGGACGCGCCGGTGCCCGCCGCGCGCGACGCGATCGAACGGCGCGCACTGGATTACATGCACGCCGCAGCCGGCAAGCCGATGCGTGGCACGCCGGTGGACGTGGTGTTCGTCGGCAGTTGCACGAACGGACGTTTGCCCGACCTGCGCGAAGCGGCGCGCGTGCTGCGCGGACGCCGCGTGGCCGAAGGCGTGCGCATGCTGGTGGTGCCGGGTTCGGAAAAGGTCCGTCGCGACGCCGAAGCCGAAGGCCTGCACGAAGTGTTCCGCGCCGCCGGCGCCGAATGGCGCATGCCGGGCTGTTCGATGTGCATCGCGATGAACGGCGACATGGCGCAGCCGGGGCAACTGGTGGTGTCGACGTCCAACCGCAACTTCGAAGGCCGCCAGGGCAAGGGTGCGCGCACCGTGCTGGCCAGCCCCGCCACTGCCGCCGCATCCGCCGTGGCAGGCGTGATCGCCGATCCGCGCGAATACCTGCAGGAGCAAGCCGCATGA
- a CDS encoding 2-isopropylmalate synthase: MQTQQSSESSESGEVTPGRVRVFDTTLRDGEQAPGFALDRKSKLRMAQMLAALGVDVLEAGFPQASPDDFAAVAGIAATLQDATVCGLARCMPGDIDRAGNALEKARRSRIHLFLSTSPLHRRHKLGMDKAQVLETAVTAVQRACQRADEVEFSAEDATRTEWDFLAEVFGAVAKAGATTLNVPDTVGYTTPAEMAGLFRYLRSHVPGSDKLVFSGHCHDDLGMAVANSLAAVGAGARQVECTINGIGERAGNAALEEVVMALKVRAEYFGVDTRIDTRKLYPASRLLAELTGHAVPRNKAVVGANAFAHESGIHQHGMLKHRGTYEIMRPEDVGFGATQLVLGKHSGRAALRARLAALGHTPDEAALDDIFARFKALADRKREIVDDDLDVLAGGRVAGPRASKTVAAGVAA, translated from the coding sequence ATGCAAACCCAGCAAAGCAGTGAATCGAGTGAGTCGGGCGAAGTTACGCCCGGACGCGTCCGCGTGTTCGACACCACCCTGCGCGACGGCGAACAGGCGCCGGGATTCGCGCTGGATCGAAAGTCCAAGTTGCGCATGGCGCAAATGCTGGCAGCGCTGGGCGTGGACGTGCTGGAAGCGGGCTTCCCGCAGGCTTCGCCGGACGACTTCGCGGCGGTGGCCGGGATCGCCGCAACCCTGCAGGACGCCACGGTGTGCGGCCTGGCGCGTTGCATGCCGGGCGACATCGATCGCGCCGGCAACGCGCTGGAAAAGGCGCGCCGTTCGCGCATCCACCTGTTCCTCTCCACCAGTCCTCTGCATCGCCGGCACAAGCTCGGGATGGACAAGGCGCAGGTGCTGGAAACCGCGGTGACGGCGGTGCAGCGCGCCTGCCAGCGCGCCGATGAAGTGGAATTTTCCGCCGAGGACGCCACCCGCACCGAGTGGGATTTCCTCGCCGAAGTGTTCGGCGCGGTGGCGAAAGCCGGCGCCACCACGCTGAACGTGCCGGATACCGTCGGTTACACCACGCCCGCCGAGATGGCCGGCCTGTTCCGTTACCTGCGCAGCCACGTGCCGGGCTCGGACAAGCTGGTGTTCTCCGGCCATTGCCACGACGACCTCGGCATGGCGGTCGCCAACAGCCTCGCCGCAGTGGGCGCGGGCGCGCGCCAGGTCGAGTGCACCATCAACGGCATCGGCGAGCGCGCCGGCAACGCGGCGCTGGAAGAAGTCGTGATGGCGCTGAAGGTGCGCGCGGAGTATTTCGGCGTGGATACGCGGATCGACACGCGCAAGCTGTATCCCGCTTCGCGCCTGCTGGCCGAACTCACCGGCCACGCGGTGCCGCGCAACAAGGCGGTGGTGGGCGCCAACGCCTTCGCGCACGAATCGGGTATCCACCAGCACGGCATGCTGAAGCACCGCGGCACCTACGAAATCATGCGCCCGGAAGACGTCGGCTTCGGCGCGACGCAACTGGTGCTGGGCAAGCATTCCGGGCGCGCGGCGCTGCGTGCACGCCTCGCCGCGCTGGGCCACACGCCCGACGAGGCGGCGCTGGACGACATCTTCGCGCGCTTCAAGGCGCTGGCCGATCGCAAGCGCGAAATCGTGGACGACGACCTGGACGTGCTGGCGGGCGGCAGGGTCGCCGGTCCGCGTGCGTCGAAAACCGTTGCGGCTGGGGTCGCCGCATGA
- a CDS encoding Threonine synthase, which translates to MNALRYLSTRGRSPAVGIGAAIAAGLAPDGGLYVPEQLPRLDPAAFEPHDTLADTAATLLAPFFAGDPLAEALPAICAEALTFDTPLRPLAGDPGGHVLELFHGPTAAFKDVGARFLAACLRRLPHVDTRPLTILVATSGDTGAAVGAAFHAQPGIRGVILYPDGRVSPRQAHQLGCFGGNVRALRVAGRFDDCQRMVKAALNDVALQREVPMSSANSISLGRLLPQMSYYAHAALGWSREHDSPLNFIVPTGNLGNALAALWVREIGLPVGEIRLACNANATLPEFFDGADYAPREARATLANAMDVGAPSNFERLRWTFGEDAALRRALRADGVDDATIRQTLRIHAREHGEVFCPHTACAVHVLDELRAHGNAAHWAVVATAHPAKFEAVVEPLAGRPVPIPPALVAMLQRPSHAEPMPADDDALKRWLRQSAIRGRLDVQTSSGSTEKE; encoded by the coding sequence GTGAACGCGCTGCGCTACCTCAGTACCCGAGGCCGCAGCCCGGCAGTCGGCATCGGCGCCGCGATCGCGGCGGGACTGGCGCCGGATGGCGGTTTGTACGTGCCGGAGCAATTGCCGCGGCTCGATCCGGCCGCGTTCGAGCCGCACGACACGCTGGCCGACACCGCGGCGACCCTGCTCGCGCCGTTCTTCGCGGGCGATCCGTTGGCGGAAGCATTGCCTGCGATCTGCGCCGAGGCGCTGACGTTCGACACGCCGCTGCGGCCGCTCGCGGGCGATCCGGGCGGCCACGTGCTGGAACTGTTCCACGGTCCCACGGCCGCGTTCAAGGACGTCGGCGCGCGCTTCCTCGCGGCCTGCCTGCGCCGCCTGCCGCACGTGGACACACGTCCGCTCACCATCCTGGTCGCCACCTCCGGCGATACCGGCGCGGCGGTGGGCGCAGCGTTCCACGCACAACCCGGCATCCGCGGGGTGATCCTGTATCCGGATGGCCGGGTTTCGCCGCGCCAGGCGCACCAGCTCGGCTGCTTCGGCGGCAACGTGCGGGCGCTGCGCGTGGCCGGCCGCTTCGATGATTGCCAGCGCATGGTGAAGGCCGCACTCAACGATGTGGCACTGCAGCGCGAGGTGCCGATGAGTTCCGCCAACAGCATCAGCCTCGGCCGGCTGCTGCCGCAGATGAGTTACTACGCGCACGCGGCGCTCGGCTGGTCCCGCGAGCACGATTCCCCGCTCAACTTCATCGTGCCCACCGGCAACCTCGGCAATGCGCTGGCGGCGTTGTGGGTGCGCGAGATCGGGCTGCCGGTGGGCGAAATCCGATTGGCCTGCAACGCCAACGCGACGTTGCCCGAATTTTTCGACGGGGCCGATTACGCGCCGCGCGAAGCACGTGCGACGCTGGCCAATGCCATGGATGTCGGCGCGCCCAGCAACTTCGAACGCCTGCGCTGGACGTTCGGCGAGGATGCGGCCCTGCGCCGTGCGCTGCGCGCGGATGGCGTGGACGACGCCACGATCCGGCAAACCCTTCGCATCCACGCGCGCGAACATGGCGAGGTGTTCTGTCCGCACACGGCGTGCGCGGTGCACGTGCTCGACGAGTTGCGCGCGCACGGGAATGCCGCGCACTGGGCCGTGGTCGCCACCGCGCATCCGGCCAAATTCGAAGCCGTGGTGGAACCGTTGGCAGGTCGTCCCGTTCCGATTCCGCCTGCGCTGGTGGCCATGCTGCAACGTCCGAGCCACGCCGAGCCGATGCCGGCTGATGACGACGCACTGAAACGCTGGTTGCGGCAGTCCGCAATACGCGGCCGTCTGGACGTCCAAACGAGCAGCGGAAGCACTGAGAAAGAATAA
- a CDS encoding Homoserine kinase has translation MSADITEHAHVPRLQVAHAFAPASVGNVGVGFDILGHSMGGAGDRAEVRIIDEPVVRIAAIHGCVADLPRDPARNTAGAALLALRAALGLEHGFELVLHKGIALGSGMGGSAASCVAALVAANALLEQLLPRAALYPFALQGEAVASGSRHGDNLGPMLLGGLVLATRERLLRIPAPRDWHCALVHPHCVLETRKARAALAGDYALGEFVAQSANLALVLAGCFRGDAALVREGLRDVLVEPRRAPLVPHFARVKQAALDHHALGASISGGGPSVFGWYERHSDAEAAAAAMQAAFAEAGLDSDRFVAPIDGPAAALIDDAGSDA, from the coding sequence ATGAGCGCGGACATTACGGAGCACGCCCACGTGCCGCGCCTGCAGGTGGCGCACGCCTTCGCACCCGCCAGCGTCGGCAATGTCGGCGTCGGCTTCGACATCCTCGGCCACAGCATGGGTGGCGCGGGCGATCGCGCGGAGGTGCGGATCATCGATGAACCGGTGGTGCGCATCGCCGCGATCCACGGCTGCGTCGCCGACCTGCCGCGCGATCCTGCGCGCAACACGGCTGGCGCTGCGCTGTTGGCGCTGCGCGCCGCGCTCGGTCTGGAGCATGGTTTCGAACTGGTGCTCCACAAGGGCATCGCGCTGGGTTCCGGCATGGGCGGCTCGGCGGCGTCGTGCGTCGCGGCGCTGGTGGCGGCGAACGCGTTGCTGGAACAACTGCTGCCGCGCGCAGCGCTGTACCCGTTCGCGTTGCAGGGCGAGGCGGTGGCCAGCGGCAGCCGTCACGGCGACAACCTCGGCCCGATGCTGCTGGGCGGGCTAGTGCTGGCCACGCGCGAGCGCCTGCTGCGCATCCCGGCACCGCGCGACTGGCATTGCGCGCTGGTGCATCCGCACTGCGTGCTGGAGACGCGCAAGGCGCGTGCGGCGCTGGCGGGCGATTACGCGCTGGGCGAGTTCGTCGCGCAAAGCGCCAACCTCGCACTGGTGCTGGCGGGCTGCTTCCGCGGCGATGCCGCGTTGGTGCGCGAAGGCCTGCGCGACGTGCTGGTGGAGCCGCGGCGTGCGCCGCTGGTGCCCCACTTCGCGCGCGTCAAACAGGCGGCGCTCGACCATCACGCGCTCGGCGCCAGCATCTCGGGCGGCGGTCCCAGCGTGTTCGGCTGGTACGAACGGCACAGCGATGCCGAGGCCGCCGCGGCGGCGATGCAAGCTGCGTTCGCCGAGGCGGGCCTGGACAGCGACCGCTTCGTTGCACCGATCGACGGTCCCGCCGCCGCATTGATTGACGATGCGGGGAGCGACGCGTGA
- a CDS encoding Aspartokinase / Homoserine dehydrogenase → MNSCAPPIAKSLLPPSVALTSSTRTARRRTLAVGVIGPGRVGSALLEQLRAAQPRLQRDMDLVLSLCGVVASRQMWLDSDDPELNARHARAQTWRPSDLDEFAAHVRGEDGRHALLVDCSASDEVAVRYPDWLAAGIHVVTPNKLAGSGPLPRWRAIHAACVESGARFRVEATVCAGLPVVQTLRDLLDTGDELLDVEGMFSGTLAWLCNRHDGSQPFSALLREAHALGYTEPDPRADLSGVDVARKLVILAREAGLPLSLEDVEVESLVPSGLAALSLDDFMRSMGELDAPMAAKLAEARADGGVLRHVGRLGRDGRASVRLVVLPREHAFAHTRLTDNVVQFRTRRYRDNPMLVQGPGAGPEVTAAGVFADVLRIAESLGAQP, encoded by the coding sequence GTGAACAGCTGCGCTCCACCCATCGCCAAATCCCTGCTGCCGCCATCCGTCGCGTTGACATCGTCCACGCGAACCGCGCGCCGGCGCACGCTGGCGGTGGGCGTGATCGGTCCCGGCCGGGTCGGCAGTGCCTTGCTGGAGCAACTGCGCGCGGCGCAGCCCCGGCTGCAACGCGACATGGACCTGGTGCTGAGCCTGTGTGGCGTCGTCGCCAGCCGGCAAATGTGGCTGGACAGTGACGATCCGGAGCTCAACGCGCGCCATGCGCGCGCACAAACCTGGCGGCCCAGCGATCTCGACGAATTTGCAGCGCACGTGCGTGGCGAGGATGGCCGGCATGCGCTGCTGGTGGATTGCAGCGCCAGCGACGAGGTGGCCGTGCGTTATCCCGATTGGCTGGCCGCGGGCATCCATGTCGTCACGCCCAACAAACTGGCGGGCAGCGGCCCGCTGCCGCGTTGGCGTGCGATCCACGCGGCCTGTGTCGAAAGCGGCGCGCGCTTTCGCGTCGAGGCCACCGTCTGCGCAGGTTTGCCGGTGGTGCAGACCTTGCGCGACCTGCTCGATACCGGCGACGAATTGCTGGACGTCGAAGGCATGTTCTCCGGAACGCTTGCCTGGTTGTGCAATCGCCATGACGGCAGCCAGCCGTTTTCGGCGCTGCTGCGCGAAGCGCATGCACTGGGTTACACCGAGCCCGACCCGCGCGCGGACTTGTCCGGCGTCGACGTCGCGCGCAAGCTGGTGATCCTGGCGCGCGAAGCGGGCCTGCCGCTGTCGCTCGAGGATGTGGAAGTGGAGAGTCTGGTGCCATCCGGTCTGGCAGCGTTGTCGCTGGACGATTTCATGCGATCCATGGGTGAGCTCGATGCGCCCATGGCCGCGAAACTCGCCGAGGCCCGCGCCGATGGCGGCGTGCTTCGTCACGTGGGACGGCTGGGGCGCGACGGTCGCGCCAGCGTGCGCCTCGTGGTGCTGCCGCGCGAACACGCGTTCGCGCATACGCGGCTCACCGACAACGTGGTGCAATTCCGCACCCGCCGCTATCGGGATAATCCAATGCTGGTGCAGGGTCCCGGCGCCGGTCCCGAAGTCACGGCAGCCGGTGTATTTGCCGACGTGTTGCGGATTGCCGAATCCCTGGGCGCGCAACCATGA
- a CDS encoding pyridoxal-phosphate dependent enzyme: protein MNGFTNPTLADIRAAAARIAAHARVTPVLRNDALDELAGATLYFKCEHLQRGGAFKFRGACNAVWSLSDEEARRGVVTHSSGNHGAALALAAKTRGIPAHVVVPEGAVAAKLANIQRAGGILHRCAATIAAREDACARVQRETGATLVHPYADARVIAGQGTIVLELLQQAPDLDAVITPIGGGGLLSGCAIALRALAPDIEVIGAEPAGADDALQSLRRGERVTDIVPHTVCDGLRATIGVPNLALLRELGVDVITADDDAVLAAMRLLWAELKQTVEPSSALVLAALLAQRERFAGKRIGLVLTGGNVDLDAIAFRAGPR, encoded by the coding sequence ATGAACGGGTTCACAAATCCCACCCTTGCCGACATTCGCGCCGCCGCCGCACGCATTGCCGCGCACGCGCGGGTCACGCCGGTGCTTCGCAATGATGCGCTCGACGAATTGGCGGGTGCGACGCTGTATTTCAAATGCGAGCACCTGCAACGCGGCGGCGCCTTCAAATTCCGTGGCGCCTGCAATGCAGTGTGGTCGTTGTCCGACGAGGAAGCGCGGCGCGGCGTGGTCACGCATTCCTCCGGCAACCACGGCGCGGCACTGGCGCTGGCCGCGAAAACGCGCGGCATTCCCGCGCACGTCGTGGTGCCCGAAGGCGCGGTCGCGGCCAAGCTCGCCAACATCCAGCGCGCGGGTGGCATCCTGCACCGCTGCGCGGCCACGATTGCCGCGCGCGAAGACGCGTGCGCGCGCGTGCAACGCGAAACCGGCGCGACGCTGGTGCATCCCTACGCCGACGCGCGGGTGATTGCGGGGCAAGGCACGATCGTGCTGGAACTGTTGCAACAGGCGCCCGATCTCGACGCGGTGATCACACCGATCGGCGGCGGCGGCCTGCTCTCCGGTTGCGCCATCGCCTTGCGCGCATTGGCCCCGGACATCGAAGTCATCGGCGCGGAACCTGCCGGCGCCGACGACGCCCTGCAATCGCTGCGGCGCGGCGAGCGCGTCACCGACATCGTTCCGCACACGGTGTGCGACGGCTTGCGCGCCACCATCGGCGTGCCGAACCTTGCATTGCTGCGCGAGCTTGGCGTCGACGTCATCACGGCCGACGATGACGCCGTGCTCGCCGCGATGCGTCTGCTGTGGGCGGAATTGAAGCAGACTGTCGAGCCGTCTTCGGCGCTCGTGCTGGCTGCGCTGCTCGCGCAACGCGAACGCTTTGCAGGCAAGCGCATCGGACTGGTGCTGACCGGTGGCAATGTCGATCTGGATGCGATTGCGTTTCGCGCCGGGCCGCGCTGA